Proteins encoded within one genomic window of Halomonas sp. YLGW01:
- a CDS encoding polysaccharide export protein, producing the protein MELIFRDEEVQEKVIRVRKVGKSYLSISLSLLLLVVILVSQGCAFAPGGHIRYETESPPIDDLVDIQAITPELVAAYRKEINGDIASLIPPAIQQELDDYQYLVGSGDILSIIVYDHPELTIPAGAERSAAETGNAVHPDGTIFYPYIGSVKVEGKSLDEIRRLITIRLSNYINDPQVEVNIAVYRSKKVYVSGAVTTPGTLPITSVPLTVLDAMSQVGGATENANWHSVILNRKGGKQEISLYALLRQGDQTQNLLLKDGDVLHVSTLENQNVAVLGQVRTPGNLALGNERITLTTALARAGGVIETTAKPSGIFVIRVQPPESDKLATVYQLDISNAAALTMGTHFPLQPKDVVYVTAAPLSRWNNVISLLLPTAVLPITISNANSGLEGL; encoded by the coding sequence ATGGAATTGATCTTCCGTGATGAGGAAGTTCAGGAAAAGGTAATTCGAGTAAGGAAAGTTGGCAAGTCTTACCTTTCCATCAGTCTTTCTCTGTTACTGTTAGTAGTTATTCTGGTTTCCCAAGGCTGTGCTTTTGCGCCAGGTGGGCATATTAGATATGAGACAGAGTCTCCTCCTATAGATGACTTGGTCGATATCCAGGCTATTACGCCTGAACTCGTCGCGGCTTACCGAAAAGAAATCAATGGCGATATTGCTAGCTTGATCCCCCCTGCGATTCAGCAAGAGCTTGACGATTATCAATATCTTGTCGGTTCAGGGGATATCCTGAGTATCATTGTCTATGATCATCCGGAGCTTACTATTCCGGCCGGTGCCGAGCGTAGCGCGGCAGAAACAGGTAATGCCGTGCATCCGGATGGGACGATTTTCTATCCCTATATCGGTAGTGTGAAGGTTGAAGGGAAATCCTTGGATGAGATTCGGCGTCTAATTACCATAAGGCTATCCAACTACATCAATGATCCGCAAGTTGAAGTGAATATTGCTGTCTACCGTTCCAAGAAGGTCTATGTGAGTGGTGCAGTCACTACGCCAGGAACTTTGCCGATTACCAGCGTGCCCTTGACGGTTCTGGACGCGATGAGTCAAGTCGGTGGCGCCACCGAGAATGCCAACTGGCACAGTGTGATACTCAATCGAAAGGGCGGTAAGCAGGAAATCTCCCTGTATGCCTTGTTGCGGCAGGGCGACCAGACACAGAACCTGTTATTGAAGGATGGAGATGTTCTCCATGTATCGACTCTTGAGAATCAGAATGTCGCCGTGCTCGGTCAGGTACGCACTCCGGGCAATTTGGCCCTCGGGAATGAGCGGATCACATTGACAACGGCTCTGGCAAGAGCTGGCGGTGTCATTGAAACAACTGCAAAACCCTCAGGAATATTCGTGATACGAGTCCAGCCTCCTGAGAGTGATAAGCTGGCTACCGTCTATCAGTTAGACATCAGTAATGCCGCTGCGCTGACCATGGGAACTCACTTCCCGCTACAGCCAAAAGATGTAGTTTATGTTACGGCCGCGCCACTGTCGCGCTGGAACAATGTTATTAGTCTATTGTTGCCCACGGCTGTGCTTCCAATCACAATATCTAATGCCAACAGCGGACTCGAAGGCCTGTAG
- a CDS encoding polysaccharide biosynthesis tyrosine autokinase encodes MIGLLFTASRWFIKTFLYRRQVSFAGIFKRGLTMPKGTVMTQMQQIPNVPNESADIDISRLLGIVIDNKWLIFSVAFLFFIGGGFYVFMSTPVYRGDALVQIEKRSSVNPLGDLKAVMGEEDQSSSVEVEILRSRMVLGRVVDQMNLDSIVVPHTIPLVGEYIQRKNFSRPSIASIPILGTFLDQYSEYLPVFREMDAYVWGGESVNVGLFSVGDALRGRSLTLKSLGHNGYQILLGDELLGKGVSGEKASFMDGAIELRVSEIMAPEGAEFTLIKAPRSSAIQSLASRLSVSETGSGFVGNAGMLRLTLTGTDREEIRRLLDAISENFLMQNVERQSAQVDQSLAFIDEQAPELRAQLSNAEDKLNAYRVKMDSVDLDSESQSVIAQLIDIEKKLSEVEFQEAELVQRFTRNHPAYQALIRQKNFLRNERDRLDARVEKMPAAQQEVVRLTRDVEVTQAIYVNLLNRSQELHLAKAGTIGNVRIIDSAQVSASPITPKKFLIIMSATLLGAALSIGVVLLRAFINRGVEIPEQLESIGLPVYATVPLSDDQLKLVRKSKSHSRNGNVIKGVLSVECPTDIAIEALRGLRTSLHFAMMESKNNCIMVCGPSPEVGKSFVAINLAAVCAQAGNRVLLIDADMRKGNIHKAFGEDSGTGLSDFLSGKMEWKKVTRCSGVEGLSYVSRGMVPPNPSELLMQGRFGDLLEDAGQEYDLIIIDTPPVLAVTDSVIVGKKTGTALMVARYRHNPPKEINLALRRFETSGVEVRGFILNALEGKARVNYGYYNYVYK; translated from the coding sequence GTGATCGGGTTGTTATTTACTGCTTCGCGTTGGTTTATAAAAACGTTTTTATACCGTCGACAGGTTTCCTTTGCAGGTATCTTTAAGCGAGGGTTAACCATGCCAAAAGGCACCGTCATGACTCAGATGCAACAGATTCCTAATGTGCCTAATGAAAGTGCAGATATAGATATTTCCCGCTTGTTAGGAATTGTTATAGATAACAAGTGGTTGATATTTTCTGTTGCATTCTTGTTTTTTATAGGAGGGGGTTTTTATGTGTTCATGTCGACTCCAGTGTATAGGGGGGATGCACTGGTTCAGATAGAAAAGCGTTCTTCCGTTAATCCTCTTGGGGATCTCAAAGCGGTCATGGGAGAAGAGGATCAGAGTTCATCTGTAGAAGTTGAAATACTGCGCTCCAGGATGGTGTTAGGGAGAGTTGTTGATCAAATGAATCTTGATTCCATCGTCGTACCGCATACAATTCCTCTTGTCGGAGAGTATATCCAGAGGAAGAATTTCTCACGCCCTAGTATTGCTTCCATACCAATTCTAGGCACTTTTTTAGACCAGTATAGTGAATATCTGCCAGTTTTTAGGGAAATGGATGCCTACGTATGGGGGGGGGAGAGCGTTAACGTTGGCCTTTTCTCTGTTGGAGATGCGCTACGTGGTCGATCTCTGACATTGAAATCCTTGGGGCACAATGGCTATCAAATTTTGCTTGGTGATGAACTGCTGGGAAAGGGCGTATCTGGAGAGAAAGCTAGCTTTATGGATGGTGCTATAGAGTTGCGAGTGTCAGAGATAATGGCACCAGAGGGAGCTGAATTTACACTGATCAAGGCACCGCGTTCGTCTGCAATACAGTCTCTGGCTTCGAGGCTGTCCGTTTCTGAAACAGGAAGTGGTTTTGTTGGCAATGCTGGAATGCTCCGCTTGACATTGACGGGTACGGATCGTGAAGAAATCCGTCGCTTGCTGGACGCCATCAGTGAAAATTTCTTGATGCAGAATGTTGAGCGTCAGTCGGCACAAGTAGATCAGAGTCTTGCATTTATTGACGAACAGGCGCCGGAGCTCCGTGCTCAGTTATCCAATGCCGAGGACAAGTTAAATGCATATCGTGTCAAGATGGATAGCGTAGACCTTGACTCGGAGTCTCAGTCTGTCATTGCTCAATTGATTGATATAGAGAAGAAATTGAGTGAGGTGGAGTTTCAAGAAGCAGAGCTGGTGCAGCGTTTCACTCGAAATCATCCTGCTTATCAAGCCTTGATTCGTCAAAAAAACTTCCTGAGGAATGAGCGAGACCGTCTTGATGCGCGTGTTGAGAAAATGCCCGCCGCTCAGCAGGAGGTTGTCAGGCTGACTAGGGATGTGGAAGTCACGCAAGCGATATATGTAAACCTGCTAAATCGTTCTCAGGAGTTGCATTTGGCAAAAGCCGGGACAATCGGCAACGTTCGCATCATTGATTCAGCTCAGGTCAGCGCAAGCCCGATCACACCGAAAAAATTCTTAATCATAATGTCCGCAACTTTGCTAGGCGCGGCCTTGTCCATCGGTGTGGTGTTGCTGCGTGCTTTTATCAACAGGGGGGTTGAGATTCCCGAGCAGTTAGAAAGTATCGGGCTTCCGGTTTATGCTACCGTGCCCTTATCGGATGATCAGCTGAAGCTGGTGAGAAAAAGCAAAAGCCATTCACGTAATGGAAATGTGATCAAGGGCGTTCTTTCAGTGGAATGCCCAACGGACATTGCGATAGAAGCACTCAGAGGACTGCGAACAAGTTTGCACTTTGCCATGATGGAGTCAAAAAATAACTGCATCATGGTATGCGGACCAAGCCCTGAGGTTGGCAAGAGTTTTGTGGCGATAAATCTGGCGGCTGTTTGTGCTCAAGCAGGTAATAGGGTCTTGCTTATCGACGCCGATATGCGTAAGGGGAATATTCATAAGGCATTCGGCGAAGATTCAGGAACAGGTCTCTCAGATTTTCTGTCAGGGAAGATGGAATGGAAGAAAGTAACTCGCTGTAGCGGTGTTGAAGGGCTATCTTATGTCTCTAGGGGTATGGTGCCGCCCAACCCTTCTGAGCTTTTGATGCAGGGTAGGTTCGGAGATTTATTGGAAGATGCTGGCCAGGAGTACGATCTAATTATTATTGATACTCCACCAGTGCTGGCCGTTACAGATAGCGTGATAGTGGGGAAAAAGACCGGGACGGCCCTCATGGTTGCGCGTTATAGGCATAACCCACCAAAGGAGATAAATCTGGCTTTACGGCGATTCGAGACCTCTGGCGTGGAAGTTCGAGGGTTTATCCTTAATGCTCTGGAGGGAAAGGCTAGAGTTAATTACGGATATTATAATTACGTCTATAAGTAA
- a CDS encoding NAD-dependent 4,6-dehydratase LegB: MNSWKIVIIKMNLKGKKVLVTGADGFIGSHLVEALVSQGCSVRAFVMYNSFNSWGWLDHCYPGVRNDLDIFAGDIRDPNGVRQAMKGCDVVFHLAALIAIPYSYHSPDTYIDTNIKGTLNVVQAARDLNVAKVVHTSTSEVYGTARYVPINEEHPLQGQSPYSASKIGADQLALSFQRSFSTPVALIRPFNTYGPRQSARAVIPTIITQVASGARRLSLGALHPTRDFSFVSDTVAGFMRVAECDAAVGEVINVGSGFEISIGDTAGLIAELMGCEIDIGLDEQRLRPRDSEVERLWASTEKAARLLGHRPDHEGLDGLRRGLEKTIAWFAESENLSHYKTHLYNI; encoded by the coding sequence GTGAATTCCTGGAAGATAGTGATAATTAAAATGAATCTAAAAGGGAAGAAAGTTCTCGTTACAGGTGCAGATGGCTTTATCGGCTCTCATCTTGTAGAAGCATTGGTTAGCCAGGGATGTTCCGTTCGAGCCTTCGTGATGTATAACTCCTTCAACTCCTGGGGGTGGCTTGATCATTGTTATCCGGGTGTTCGCAATGATCTGGACATATTTGCTGGAGATATACGGGATCCAAATGGTGTTCGCCAGGCCATGAAAGGGTGTGATGTTGTCTTTCATCTTGCCGCCCTCATTGCAATTCCCTATTCCTACCACTCACCTGATACCTACATTGACACCAATATCAAGGGCACGCTGAACGTTGTGCAGGCAGCCCGGGATTTGAACGTGGCGAAGGTCGTGCATACGTCTACCAGCGAAGTGTATGGAACGGCACGTTACGTGCCCATTAACGAAGAGCATCCTCTGCAAGGGCAGTCACCCTATTCCGCGTCCAAGATCGGGGCCGATCAACTTGCTCTGTCTTTCCAACGTTCGTTTTCTACTCCGGTGGCGCTGATTCGACCGTTCAATACCTACGGGCCACGCCAATCGGCTCGAGCCGTGATTCCCACCATTATCACTCAAGTTGCGTCCGGAGCACGTCGGCTGAGCCTCGGCGCCTTGCACCCCACCCGAGATTTCAGCTTTGTCTCCGACACCGTCGCCGGCTTTATGCGCGTTGCTGAGTGCGATGCCGCCGTGGGAGAAGTGATCAACGTCGGCAGTGGTTTTGAGATCAGCATCGGAGACACCGCCGGCCTGATTGCCGAACTGATGGGCTGTGAGATCGACATCGGCCTCGATGAGCAGCGGCTGCGCCCTCGTGATAGCGAGGTCGAGAGGCTCTGGGCAAGCACCGAGAAGGCCGCTCGGCTACTAGGGCACCGACCCGACCATGAAGGGCTCGATGGATTGCGTCGTGGACTAGAGAAGACCATTGCCTGGTTCGCCGAGAGTGAGAACCTGAGCCATTACAAGACGCACCTCTATAACATCTAG
- a CDS encoding NeuD/PglB/VioB family sugar acetyltransferase produces MSEFCVVGGGGHARVLIHGLLKLGHQVHGYTALHDEGNLMGARYLGSDMAFHEHEAHRPVSAVLGMGKVSVAGPRLARFEQYRARGFRFPAIYTVGAIVHDDVRAGAGTVILDGAVVVTGSRLGQACIVNTRATVDHDCELGNDVHVAPGATLSGGVVIGDHCMIGTGANIIHSVRVCAGCLIGAGATVTRDIVMPGTYVGVPARRIS; encoded by the coding sequence GTGAGCGAATTCTGCGTAGTAGGAGGTGGCGGCCATGCCCGGGTGTTGATTCATGGGCTTCTGAAGCTGGGTCATCAAGTTCATGGCTATACGGCGTTGCATGATGAGGGAAATCTAATGGGCGCTCGCTATCTTGGATCCGACATGGCATTTCATGAGCATGAGGCTCATCGACCTGTCTCTGCGGTACTTGGGATGGGAAAGGTATCGGTAGCAGGGCCTCGGCTCGCACGCTTCGAGCAATACCGGGCCCGGGGTTTCCGCTTTCCGGCCATTTATACGGTCGGGGCTATTGTGCATGACGATGTTCGTGCCGGAGCCGGGACCGTCATTCTGGATGGCGCCGTGGTAGTAACCGGCAGTCGTCTGGGGCAAGCCTGTATCGTCAATACCCGTGCCACGGTCGACCACGACTGCGAACTGGGTAATGACGTTCATGTCGCACCGGGCGCCACTCTCAGCGGCGGCGTTGTGATTGGTGATCATTGCATGATCGGAACGGGCGCCAACATCATTCACTCCGTTCGGGTATGTGCGGGTTGTTTGATAGGTGCCGGTGCCACCGTGACCCGCGACATAGTCATGCCGGGGACTTATGTCGGCGTTCCGGCCAGGAGAATCTCATGA
- the neuB gene encoding N-acetylneuraminate synthase, whose protein sequence is MSTLPSTFVIAEAGVNHNGSLDMAIELINAAKRCGADAVKFQTFKADRLVTRNASKAAYQHQAVPGSNSQYAMLKALELTDDAFRHLHYHCLDIGIEFLSSPFDVSSATFLDALGMRLFKVPSGEITNLPLLKCIGGFGKPVILSTGMCYLAEVEVALSLLKEAGAGDITVLHCVTEYPAPYAEINLLAMNTLASAFGVSVGYSDHTAGIEIPIAAVAMGARVIEKHFTLDTTLSGPDHAASLAIEDFRQMVQAIRHVESARGDGRKCPAPCERPNLNVVRKSIATQRPVAEGEVITLDHLALKRPGSGLAPSQLEVVVGCRASRAIAADELLDWRDLV, encoded by the coding sequence ATGAGCACCTTGCCTTCCACCTTCGTGATCGCCGAGGCGGGTGTGAATCACAATGGCTCCTTGGACATGGCCATCGAACTTATCAATGCCGCCAAGCGGTGTGGGGCCGATGCCGTCAAGTTCCAGACCTTCAAGGCTGATCGACTGGTGACCCGCAATGCCAGTAAGGCTGCCTATCAGCATCAGGCCGTGCCGGGCTCGAACTCCCAGTATGCGATGTTGAAGGCCCTAGAGTTGACGGATGATGCCTTCCGGCATCTTCATTACCACTGCTTGGACATTGGCATCGAGTTCCTGTCCAGTCCCTTCGACGTCAGTAGCGCCACCTTTCTGGACGCACTCGGCATGCGTCTGTTCAAGGTTCCCTCTGGAGAGATCACGAACCTGCCTCTCCTGAAGTGCATCGGAGGCTTCGGCAAGCCGGTCATCCTGTCGACCGGCATGTGTTATTTGGCGGAGGTCGAGGTTGCCCTGAGCCTGTTGAAAGAGGCCGGGGCGGGGGACATCACGGTACTGCACTGTGTTACCGAATATCCGGCTCCCTATGCTGAGATTAACCTGCTGGCGATGAACACTCTCGCGAGTGCCTTTGGTGTCAGCGTGGGCTACTCCGATCATACGGCGGGTATTGAAATTCCCATCGCTGCCGTGGCCATGGGCGCCCGTGTGATCGAAAAGCACTTCACTCTGGATACCACCTTGTCAGGCCCCGATCATGCAGCTTCCCTGGCAATCGAGGACTTTCGCCAGATGGTTCAGGCCATTCGCCATGTCGAGAGCGCCCGTGGCGATGGTCGCAAGTGTCCCGCCCCCTGCGAGCGTCCCAATCTCAATGTGGTCCGCAAGAGCATCGCGACACAGCGCCCGGTTGCCGAGGGAGAAGTCATCACCCTAGATCATCTGGCATTGAAGCGGCCGGGGAGTGGGCTTGCTCCCAGCCAGCTCGAGGTGGTCGTGGGGTGCCGCGCGTCTCGCGCCATCGCTGCCGACGAACTCCTCGACTGGAGGGATCTGGTGTGA
- the neuC gene encoding UDP-N-acetylglucosamine 2-epimerase, whose amino-acid sequence MSSRRIWVLSTTRADYGLLFWLLREIDEDPELELMLAVSGTHLSIEFGETVCEIERDGFRIHRRLEVLLSSDSRTAMIKAMGLAMLSCAEALAEDRPDLLVLLGDRFEIVPVALAAVAHGIPLVHLHGGETSRGALDEYFRHAVTKLANIHFPATEVYRRRIIQMGEDPAWVFNHGAPGLDHLHRSEPIGRDALAEALGISLDRPTAIATFHPATSDMTTGCRSQVANLLEALEACDDLQVVFSKANADTQGRDINLELTRWCVDHPGRSRLFDNLGPLVYQGCLRHLDLMVGNSSSGLVEAPSFGLPVVNIGSRQEGRLAAGNVISVDNQVDEIRRGIALALSPEFRAQLIHLQNPYDRYGDGWTSRRIKETLKVVPLDTGLTKKGFIDAAMAAGNE is encoded by the coding sequence GTGAGCAGTCGACGTATATGGGTTCTATCGACCACTCGCGCTGATTACGGCCTGCTCTTTTGGCTGTTACGTGAGATCGACGAGGATCCCGAGCTGGAGCTGATGCTGGCGGTCAGCGGGACGCACCTGTCTATCGAATTTGGTGAGACTGTTTGCGAGATCGAGCGAGATGGATTCCGTATTCATCGCCGTCTTGAGGTACTGCTGTCCTCTGATAGCCGCACGGCGATGATCAAGGCGATGGGACTGGCCATGTTGTCATGTGCCGAGGCGCTGGCGGAGGATCGTCCCGATTTGCTGGTGTTATTGGGAGACCGGTTCGAGATCGTGCCGGTGGCACTCGCTGCGGTGGCGCACGGTATTCCCTTGGTGCACCTGCACGGAGGAGAAACCAGTCGTGGTGCCCTGGATGAGTACTTCCGTCACGCTGTCACCAAACTTGCCAATATCCACTTTCCGGCGACCGAGGTTTATCGGCGGCGCATCATTCAGATGGGGGAGGATCCGGCATGGGTGTTCAATCACGGCGCGCCGGGCCTGGACCATCTTCACCGTAGCGAGCCGATTGGCCGCGATGCCTTGGCAGAGGCCCTCGGCATATCGCTGGACCGGCCGACGGCCATCGCCACCTTTCATCCTGCCACCAGCGATATGACGACCGGCTGCAGGTCACAGGTAGCTAACCTGCTGGAGGCACTCGAGGCGTGTGACGATCTCCAGGTGGTTTTCTCCAAGGCTAATGCCGATACCCAGGGGCGGGATATCAATCTGGAGTTGACTCGCTGGTGTGTAGACCATCCCGGTCGCAGTCGCCTTTTCGACAACCTGGGGCCGCTGGTTTACCAGGGGTGCCTTCGCCATCTCGATCTGATGGTAGGTAATTCCTCTAGTGGCCTGGTTGAAGCGCCGTCTTTTGGGCTCCCTGTGGTGAACATCGGATCTCGTCAGGAAGGTCGCTTAGCCGCTGGCAATGTCATTTCAGTGGACAATCAGGTCGACGAGATTCGCCGGGGCATTGCCCTCGCCCTGAGCCCTGAATTTCGAGCGCAACTCATCCATCTGCAAAATCCCTACGATCGCTACGGCGATGGTTGGACCTCGCGACGGATAAAGGAAACCTTGAAGGTCGTTCCTCTGGACACGGGGTTGACCAAAAAAGGATTTATCGATGCCGCTATGGCAGCTGGGAACGAATGA
- a CDS encoding nucleotidyltransferase family protein, with amino-acid sequence MFDSLLIDEQRKVLEALHQLEETRRKILYVTNEKGQLRGTLTDGDVRRWILGGGDLEGQVGAVCNRIPYSAREGYRIADIESAMSMHKITSVPVLDDDNCIIDVVFWEDLFQKGGSIKKQEPLALPVVVMAGGKGSRLAPFTSVLPKPLIPVGEKTAIEMIIDSFVQCGVDDFYLSVNYKSKLIQAYFEELEPSYRISYIHEEKPLGTGGGLHALIGRFNGDLIVTNCDVIIKADYHALMAHHSLENNDITMVVSLRHYDIPYGICEIVDNGQLCEMREKPHYNFLVNTGLYVLKASVLDLIPENEFYHLTDLIQDVRDRGGRVGVYPISDKAWLDTGEWQQYCETMAQLRA; translated from the coding sequence ATGTTCGACTCACTCTTGATTGACGAGCAGCGCAAGGTCCTTGAAGCGTTACACCAACTGGAAGAGACCCGGCGTAAGATTCTCTATGTCACCAATGAGAAAGGCCAGTTGCGTGGGACACTGACGGATGGCGATGTGAGGCGCTGGATTCTGGGCGGTGGAGACCTGGAAGGGCAGGTCGGCGCTGTATGCAACCGCATCCCCTATTCTGCGCGTGAAGGCTATCGAATCGCTGATATCGAAAGTGCCATGTCGATGCACAAGATCACATCGGTGCCGGTGCTGGATGACGATAATTGCATCATCGATGTTGTATTCTGGGAAGACCTCTTCCAAAAGGGAGGTAGCATCAAGAAGCAGGAGCCTCTTGCGTTACCGGTAGTCGTCATGGCCGGTGGGAAGGGCTCTAGGCTTGCTCCCTTCACCAGCGTATTGCCCAAGCCGCTAATACCGGTTGGAGAAAAGACCGCTATCGAGATGATCATCGATTCATTCGTCCAGTGTGGTGTCGATGATTTCTATCTGTCGGTCAATTACAAGTCGAAGTTGATCCAGGCCTATTTCGAGGAACTCGAACCGTCCTATCGGATTAGCTATATCCATGAGGAAAAACCACTAGGCACGGGCGGGGGCTTGCATGCGTTGATAGGTCGCTTTAATGGCGACCTGATCGTGACCAATTGCGATGTCATTATCAAGGCTGATTACCATGCCCTGATGGCGCATCACAGCCTGGAAAATAACGACATCACCATGGTCGTGTCACTACGCCATTACGATATTCCTTATGGCATCTGTGAGATTGTCGATAATGGCCAGCTCTGTGAGATGCGGGAAAAACCTCATTACAATTTCCTGGTTAACACCGGGCTTTATGTTCTCAAGGCCTCGGTGCTTGATTTGATTCCCGAGAATGAGTTCTACCACCTCACCGATCTGATCCAGGACGTCAGGGATCGCGGCGGGCGTGTCGGCGTCTACCCGATCAGCGACAAGGCTTGGTTGGATACCGGTGAATGGCAACAGTACTGCGAAACCATGGCGCAGCTACGCGCTTGA
- a CDS encoding acylneuraminate cytidylyltransferase family protein, with protein sequence MIDSQRVVAMIPARGGSKTIPGKNLRDLNGKPLIAWTIELALSLEEVDRVIVSTDSEEIAAVARQYGAEVVSRPPELATDTALVLDAVRDLAHRLHQEGEDAAYALLLEPTAPLRRGIDMQSCLQRLHQDGLDSVATFKPADLNPHRAWRIHDGMPETFVEGSVPWLPRQQLPEAFQLSGEVYAFRLDTLAKATRGMLFGRTGAVIVDGKTSLDIDNEQDFLIAEFITRESQDEQISA encoded by the coding sequence ATGATTGATAGCCAACGCGTCGTGGCCATGATCCCGGCTCGCGGCGGCAGCAAGACGATCCCTGGTAAGAACCTACGTGACCTCAATGGCAAGCCATTGATTGCCTGGACCATTGAGTTGGCCTTGAGCCTCGAGGAAGTGGATCGGGTCATTGTGTCCACCGACAGCGAAGAAATTGCCGCCGTTGCACGCCAGTATGGCGCTGAGGTCGTTTCTCGCCCTCCCGAGCTGGCAACCGATACCGCCTTGGTCCTGGATGCTGTGCGTGATCTCGCGCATCGCCTTCATCAAGAAGGTGAAGACGCGGCCTATGCACTCCTATTGGAGCCGACGGCACCCCTGCGCCGCGGTATCGATATGCAGTCCTGCCTGCAACGCTTGCATCAAGATGGCTTGGACTCGGTGGCAACGTTCAAGCCCGCCGACCTGAACCCGCACCGGGCTTGGCGTATCCATGATGGGATGCCGGAAACCTTCGTAGAGGGCAGCGTGCCCTGGTTACCGCGGCAGCAATTGCCGGAGGCCTTTCAGCTCAGTGGTGAGGTTTATGCCTTCCGCCTCGACACGCTCGCAAAAGCGACACGAGGCATGCTGTTCGGGCGGACCGGGGCTGTGATTGTCGATGGAAAGACATCATTGGATATCGATAACGAACAGGATTTTCTTATCGCAGAATTCATCACCAGGGAGAGCCAGGATGAACAGATCTCTGCATGA
- a CDS encoding SDR family oxidoreductase, translating to MNRSLHDLLNLEGRTALISGGAGHLGLAMGEALAELGANVVIASRDAERCKAIAAGWCDRWPAAQHRGIALDVTDRESVARCVEYLQDTCGGLNILVNNAWSGRKNSWQSIDEDDWYNDVDISLNSVFRMVKQCHPLLKASAGSIINISSMYGHVAPDYRLYEGTDHANPPSYGAAKAGVLQFTRYLASFLSPDAIRVNAISPGAFPHAVTQENQAFMERLKSKAPAGRLGEPEDLKGVVALLASDAGAYMTGQNLCVDGGWAIW from the coding sequence ATGAACAGATCTCTGCATGACTTACTCAATCTCGAGGGACGCACGGCGCTAATCAGTGGTGGTGCCGGTCATCTGGGGCTCGCCATGGGCGAGGCGCTTGCCGAGCTAGGGGCCAATGTAGTGATTGCCAGCCGTGATGCCGAACGGTGCAAGGCGATCGCGGCAGGGTGGTGTGATCGTTGGCCAGCTGCGCAGCACCGGGGAATCGCTCTCGACGTTACCGACCGGGAGTCGGTAGCGCGCTGCGTGGAGTATTTGCAAGACACTTGCGGCGGTCTGAATATCCTGGTCAACAATGCCTGGTCGGGCCGCAAGAACAGCTGGCAGAGCATCGATGAAGATGACTGGTACAACGACGTGGACATCAGTCTGAATTCAGTATTCAGGATGGTGAAACAGTGCCACCCTCTGCTAAAAGCCAGTGCTGGCAGCATCATCAACATCTCGTCCATGTATGGTCATGTGGCGCCCGACTACCGCCTTTACGAAGGCACTGACCATGCCAACCCGCCCAGCTATGGCGCGGCCAAGGCCGGTGTCCTGCAATTCACTCGCTACCTGGCCAGTTTCCTATCGCCTGATGCCATTCGTGTCAACGCCATCAGCCCGGGCGCGTTCCCGCATGCCGTAACCCAGGAAAACCAGGCCTTCATGGAGCGCTTGAAGAGCAAGGCCCCCGCCGGCCGACTAGGTGAGCCAGAGGATCTGAAGGGCGTCGTAGCGCTGCTGGCAAGTGATGCCGGTGCTTACATGACGGGACAGAACCTGTGTGTCGACGGTGGCTGGGCGATCTGGTGA